A single region of the Labeo rohita strain BAU-BD-2019 chromosome 3, IGBB_LRoh.1.0, whole genome shotgun sequence genome encodes:
- the mettl26 gene encoding methyltransferase-like 26: MCKMLNAAAADRNKDPILAVLKRRVTSDRPLTALEISSGTGQHVIHFAKAFPNITWQPSEFEAQSISSIEAYRQYHKLQNVKPPIYLDVSQSWENWGGIQPESCDLIVNINMMHISPLACTTGLFNGVGKMLKPQGLLLTYGPYAFNGSITPQSNVDFDQSLRYRNPEWGLRDVSLLKTLGQENGLRLEEIVDMPANNKCLLFHKDSVV; encoded by the exons ATGTGTAAAATGCTTAATGCTGCAGCAGCCGACAGAAACAAGGACCCGATCCTCGCTGTATTAAAACGCAGAGTGACATCAGACAGGCCTCTGACTGCTTTGGAAATATCTTCTGGCACAGGACAGCATGTCATTCACTTTGCCAAAGCGTTTCCGAACATTACGTGGCAGCCGTCTGAATTTGAAGCACAGTCGATATCGAG tatTGAGGCATATAGACAGTATCATAAGCTGCAGAATGTAAAGCCACCCATCTATCTTGATGTGTCTCAGAGTTGGGAGAACTGGGGTGGAATTCAACCCGAGTCATGTGACCTCATCGTGAACATCAACATGATGCACATCTCACCTCTGGCCTGCACAACG GGTTTGTTTAATGGTGTTGGAAAAATGCTGAAGCCACAAGGATTGCTTTTGACTTATGGG CCTTATGCTTTCAATGGATCGATTACTCCTCAGAGCAATGTTGACTTTGACCAAAGCTTGAGATACAG aaaTCCAGAGTGGGGTCTAAGAGATGTGTCACTACTAAAAACACTAGGCCAAGAAAATGGACTGCGATTGGAGGAAATT GTTGATATGCCTGCCAACAACAAGTGCTTACTGTTTCACAAGGACAGCGTGGTTTGA